Proteins encoded in a region of the Vicia villosa cultivar HV-30 ecotype Madison, WI linkage group LG5, Vvil1.0, whole genome shotgun sequence genome:
- the LOC131602146 gene encoding auxin-induced protein 15A-like, producing the protein MGFHLLGIIKSESFSTKRGVSKGVDVPKGYLAVYVGEKQTRYMIPVPYLNQPLFQDLLSQAEEEFGYNHPMGGLTIPCTEDVFQHVTSTLNGL; encoded by the coding sequence ATGGGTTTTCATTTACTTGGTATCATCAAAAGCGAATCATTTTCTACAAAACGAGGAGTTTCAAAAGGCGTGGACGTGCCAAAAGGATATCTAGCAGTATATGTTGGAGAGAAACAGACGCGGTATATGATTCCTGTACCATACTTGAATCAACCATTGTTTCAAGACTTGTTGAGTCAAGCCGAGGAAGAGTTTGGATACAATCATCCGATGGGTGGTCTCACCATTCCATGCACAGAAGATGTATTCCAACATGTTACTTCTACCTTGAATGGGCTGTAA
- the LOC131602144 gene encoding auxin-responsive protein SAUR21-like, translating to MAFRLPLIMQAKKHILFRALSRGKKVLSGNSNIPKGYLAVYVGEEKKKRFVVPMSYLHQPAFQQFLCKAEEEFGFNHPMGGLTIPCREEIFVNVTSQLES from the coding sequence ATGGCATTTCGTTTGCCTTTGATAATGCAAGCTAAGAAGCATATCCTCTTCCGCGCACTTTCAAGAGGTAAAAAAGTGTTGTCAGGTAACAGTAATATACCAAAAGGTTATTTAGCAGTTtatgttggagaagagaaaaagaagagattTGTGGTTCCGATGTCATATTTACATCAACCTGCTTTTCAACAGTTTCTTTGTAAAGCGGAAGAAGAGTTCGGATTTAACCATCCAATGGGAGGTCTCACCATTCCTTGCAGAGAAGAGATCTTTGTTAATGTAACTTCTCAATTGGAAAGTTAA
- the LOC131605232 gene encoding uncharacterized protein LOC131605232 → MASQTEKDNFCIRFTGKNYPAWEFQFRMYVKGKGLWNHLDDISMAPLETTDLDAWEIKDAQIITWILSIIDPQMINNLRSFSTAQEMWNYLKQHSAIIHVDVPKSSLTDVQEVYNTSRRDQFLMKLRPEFEVVRGALLNRNPVPSLDTRVGELL, encoded by the exons ATGGCTTCACAaacagaaaaagataatttttgtATTCGTTTTACTGGTAAAAATTATCCGGCTTGGGAATTTCAGTTTCGAATGTATGTCAAAGGGAAAGGATTATGGAATCACTTGGATGATATCTCTATGGCACCGTTAGAGACAACCGATTTAGATGCCTGGGAAATCAAAGATGCTCAAATTATCACTTGGATTCTCAGTATTATTGATCCTCAGatgattaataatttgcgatCTTTTTCCACTGCTCAAGAAATGTGGAACTATTTAAAGC AACACTCTGCGATTATACATGTGGATGTTCCCAAGAGTTCTCTTACGGATGTCCAGGAGGTCTACAACACTAGTAGGCGAGATCAATTTCTTATGAAACTTCGTCCAGAATTTGAAGTTGTTAGAGGAGCTTTGCTGAACAGGAATCCCGTTCCTTCTTTAGATACACGTGTTGGTGAACTTCTCTGA
- the LOC131602148 gene encoding auxin-induced protein 10A5-like — protein sequence MGFRITSVIRKASFSRTQGSTKGFEVSKGYLAVYVGDKMRRFLIPVSYLNQPLFQELLNKAEEEFGYDHPMGGLTIPCSEDEFLNRTYKKTMGFRITSIIRRASFSRTQGFTKGFEVPKGYLAVYVGHKMRRFVIPVSYLNQPLFQELLNEAEEEFGYDHPMGGLTIPCCEDEFLNLTSLLS from the exons ATGGGTTTCCGCATAACAAGTGTTATCAGAAAAGCATCATTTTCAAGAACTCAAGGATCTACCAAAGGATTTGAAGTTTCTAAAGGATATCTCGCCGTCTATGTTGGAGACAAAATGAGGCGGTTTTTGATTCCAGTATCATACTTGAACCAACCTTTGTTTCAAGAGTTATTAAATAAAGCAGAAGAAGAGTTTGGATATGATCATCCAATGGGCGGTCTCACAATCCCATGCAGTGAAGATGAATTCCTAAACCGCACAT ATAAAAAAACAATGGGTTTCCGCATAACAAGTATTATACGAAGGGCATCATTTTCCAGAACTCAAGGATTTACCAAGGGATTTGAAGTCCCTAAAGGCTATCTTGCTGTCTATGTTGGACACAAAATGAGGCGGTTTGTGATTCCGGTATCATACTTGAACCAACCACTGTTTCAAGAATTACTAAATGAAGCAGAAGAAGAATTTGGATATGATCATCCAATGGGCGGGCTTACAATTCCATGCTGTGAAGATGAATTCCTAAACCTCACTTCTCTCTTGAGTTGA
- the LOC131602147 gene encoding auxin-induced protein 10A5-like, with product MGFRSIIRRRSFSKTQGSTKGFEVPKGYLAVYVGDKMRRFVIPVSYLNQPLFQELLNQAEEEFGYDHPMGGLTIPCSEDKFLNLTSRLSEL from the coding sequence ATGGGTTTCCGCAGTATTATTAGAAGAAGATCATTTTCCAAAACCCAAGGATCTACCAAAGGATTTGAAGTCCCTAAAGGCTATCTTGCGGTCTATGTTGGAGATAAAATGAGGCGGTTTGTGATTCCGGTATCATACTTGAACCAACCATTGTTTCAAGAATTATTAaatcaagcagaagaagaatttGGATATGATCATCCCATGGGTGGTCTCACAATTCCATGCAGTGAAGATAAATTCCTAAATCTCACTTCTCGCTTGAGCGAATTGTAG
- the LOC131602141 gene encoding auxin-responsive protein SAUR24-like, with product MAFRLPLIMQAKKHIFCRTFSRGKKVLSANSDIPKGYLAVYVGEEKKKRFVVPISYLHQPAFQQFLCKAEEEFGFNHPMGGLTIPCREEIFVNVTSQMER from the coding sequence ATGGCATTTCGGCTACCTTTGATAATGCAAGCTAAGAAGCATATTTTCTGCCGCACATTTTCAAGAGGTAAGAAAGTGTTGTCAGCTAATAGTGATATACCAAAAGGATATTTAGCAGTTtatgttggagaagagaaaaagaagagattTGTGGTTCCGATATCATACTTGCATCAACCTGCTTTTCAACAATTTCTTTGTAAAGCGGAAGAAGAGTTTGGATTTAATCATCCGATGGGCGGTCTCACCATTCCTTGCAGAGAAGAGATCTTTGTTAATGTCACTTCTCAGATGGAAAGATAA
- the LOC131602145 gene encoding auxin-induced protein 15A-like — translation MGFRFPSMIRRASFSSNRGVSKVVDVPKGYLAVYVGEEMKRFVIPISYLNQPSFQDLLSQAEEEFGYDHPMGGLTIPCTEDVFQHITSCLNKL, via the coding sequence ATGGGTTTTCGTTTCCCTAGTATGATCAGAAGAGCGTCATTTTCTTCAAACCGAGGAGTTTCAAAAGTTGTGGACGTTCCAAAGGGATATCTTGCAGTCTATGTTGGAGAAGAAATGAAGCGGTTTGTGATCCCCATTTCATACTTGAACCAACCATCATTTCAAGACTTGTTGAGTCAGGCCGAAGAAGAGTTTGGATATGATCATCCAATGGGTGGCCTAACCATTCCTTGCACCGAAGATGTCTTTCAACACATTACTTCTTGCTTGAATAAGCTATGA